A single genomic interval of Schistocerca americana isolate TAMUIC-IGC-003095 chromosome 2, iqSchAmer2.1, whole genome shotgun sequence harbors:
- the LOC124594446 gene encoding peptidyl-prolyl cis-trans isomerase B-like: MMYPMNSRRSYGIFGRNHMKFITSIQYRLIYKYSNIVSYDNISFTYINIENRIGGGGASIYGRTFPDESYCISHNRRGVLSMANDGRHTNGSQFIITLQTALWMDYYYVAFGLNPSSSNFINHSFERTKIVNSKSSVKEITSLWICIIFRAFIVVVEALK, encoded by the exons ATGATGTATCCTATGAACTCAAGAAGATCCTATGGAATATTTGGTAGAAATCACATGAAATTTATTACTTCAATCCAATATCGTTTAAT TTACAAGTACTCAAACATAGTGTCTTATGACAACATCTCTTTCACTTATATAA ATATTGAAAACCGTATTGGAGGAGGTGGTGCATCCATCTATGGGCGTACCTTTCCTGATGAGAGTTACTGCATCTCCCATAATCGCCGTGGAGTGCTCTCTATGGCTAATGATGGGCGGCACACCAATGGATCTCAGTTCATCATCACACTGCAGACTGCACTCTGGATGGATTACTACTATGTTGCATTTGGGTTAA ATCCCAGCTCAAGTAACTTTATAAATCATAGTTTTGAAAGAACAAAGATTGTTAACTCAAAGTCCAGTGTGAAGGAAATAACATCATTGTGGATATGCATAATATTTC GAGCATTCATAGTTGTTGTAGAAGctttaaaataa